The following coding sequences lie in one Labrus bergylta chromosome 5, fLabBer1.1, whole genome shotgun sequence genomic window:
- the cdk5rap1 gene encoding CDK5 regulatory subunit-associated protein 1 has translation MEFLMTLKPFFKCTIPKHWTPYIRCIQPRHCCNLSNTKETSGEKRNTVQEFKSQLSSGPTLQDFIHGLPVRKTSASDGQHSHEQSYFSEELGNSRKVFFETYGCQMNVSDTEIASSILQSKGYQRTGNLSEADVVLLVTCSIREKAEQTIWNRLQQLTAMKKRRLKTHAPMKIGILGCMAERLKTELLEREKLVDVIAGPDAYRDLPRLLAVADGGHQASNVLLSLEETYADIMPVHHAPHGYSAFVSIMRGCDNMCSYCIVPFTRGRERSRPISSILEEVRILSDQGVKEVTLLGQNVNSYRDTSEEQFCGPDPTQLSRGFKTIYRTKRGGLRFSDLLDRVSQIDPDMRVRFTSPHPKDFPDEVLHLIAERGNICQQIHLPAQSGSTEILKAMRRGYSREAYLELVENIRRIIPEVSLSSDFISGFCEETEDDHQQTLSLIREVGYNVGFLFAYSMRKKTHAFYRLQDDVPAEVKRRRLEECISVFREEAARVNSALVGSTQLVLVEGESKRSAKDLCGRTDGNMKVIFPKEDVAVHTAECNTAPVNVGDYVLVKILSSTSQSLRGRAVSLSTLKQETLPRQELDEHLASDATMIENSP, from the exons ATGGAGTTCCTTATgactttaaaacctttttttaaatgcaccatTCCCAAACACTGGACACCATATATCAGATGTATCCAGCCGAGACACTGTTGCAACTTATCCAACACCAAAGAGACTTCAGGAGAGAAGAGGAACACTGTGCAGGAGTTCAAGTCCCAGCTGTCTTCTGGTCCAACTTTGCAGGATTTCATTCATGGACTTCCAGTGAGGAAGACTTCTGCCTCTGATGGGCAACACTCCCATGaacaaagttatttttctgAGGAATTGGGCAACTCAAGAAAAG TGTTCTTTGAAACCTATGGCTGTCAGATGAATGTAAGCGACACAGAGATAGCCAGCTCCATCCTGCAGAGCAAAGGATACCAACGGACCGGGAACTTAAGTGAG GCTGACGTTGTTCTTCTTGTAACATGCTCCATCAG AGAAAAAGCAGAACAGACAATTTGGAACAGACTACAACAACTTACAGCGATGAAGAAGAGACGGTTAAAGACGCATGCGCCAATGAAAATTGGAATTTTAG GGTGCATGGCAGAGCGGCTAAAGACCGAGCTGTTGGAGAGGGAGAAGCTTGTCGATGTCATTGCTGGACCAGATGCCTACAGGGACCTTCCCCGCCTCTTGGCCGTGGCTGACGGAGGCCATCAGGCGAGCAATGTGCTGCTGTCGTTGGAGGAGACCTACGCGGACATCATGCCTGTCCACCATGCTCCTCATGGATACAGCGCCTTTGT CTCCATCATGCGGGGCTGTGACAACATGTGTAGCTACTGCATTGTCCCCTTCaccagaggcagagagaggagtAGACCCATCAGCTCCATACTTGAGGAAGTTCGTATACTCTCTGACCAG GGTGTGAAGGAGGTGACTCTCCTGGGTCAGAATGTGAACAGCTACAGAGACACATCAGAGGAACAGTTCTGTGGCCCAGATCCGACCCAACTCAGCCGGGGATTCAAGACCATCTACAGGACAAAACGGGGAGGCCTGCGCTTCTCTGACCTGCTGGATCGAGTGTCACAAATTGATCCTGACATGAGGGTCAGATTCACTTCCCCGCATCCGAAGGATTTTCCTGACGAG gtttTGCATCTGATTGCTGAACGGGGGAACATTTGTCAGCAGATCCACCTTCCAGCTCAGAGTGGGAGCACCGAGATCCTTAAAGCAATGCGCCGTGG GTACAGCAGAGAGGCGTACCTTGAGCTTGTGGAGAACATCAGGAGAATTATCCCAG aggtgAGTCTCAGCAGTGACTTCATCTCAGGCTTCTGTGAAGAAACAGAAGACGATCACCAGCAGACCCTGTCTCTGATCAGAGAGGTGGGTTACAATGTGGGATTTCTGTTCGCCTACAGTATGAGAAAG AAAACGCACGCCTTCTATCGGCTACAAGACGATGTACCAGCAGAGGTGAAGCGGCGGAGGCTGGAGGAGTGCATCAGTGTGTTCAGAGAGGAAGCAGCAAGGGTCAACTCTGCTCTCGTCGGAAGCACACAGCTTGTCCTGGTGGAAGGA GAAAGTAAAAGATCTGCCAAGGACCTGTGTGGGAGAACTGATGGAAATATGAAAGTGATATTCCCCAAAGAGGATGTTGCTGTTCATACTGCAGAATGCAACACTGCTCCAGTCAATGTTGGAGACTACGTGTTGGTAAAG ATATTGTCGTCCACGTCCCAAAGCCTGAGAGGCCGAGCTGTCAGCCTCAGCACACTGAAACAGGAGACGTTGCCCCGGCAAGAGCTCGATGAACATTTGGCCTCAGACGCTACAATGATTGAAAACAGCCCTTGA
- the ghrh gene encoding somatoliberin — MEKAALLLFCCLVMSVSGSPLYPSIRFGQTDTSILMTSAIKSPVEQLEEDASSPIEGAEIRSGRHADAIFTNSYRKVLGQISARKFLQTIMGKRLGEESYVKRQADIYEGTYKEDLTSIRSKHRYRGVHGNVMRLLS, encoded by the exons ATGGAGAAAGCTgcactgctgttgttttgttgcctGGTCATGTCTGTATCAGGCTCACCGCTTTACCCATCTATTAG GTTTGGCCAGACTGATACTTCCATCCTGATGACATCGGCGATAAAGAGTCCAGtagagcagctggaggaggacgCCAGCTCTCCCATTGAGGGAGCAGAGATACG CTCTGGACGCCACGCTGATGCCATATTTACTAACAGTTACAGGAAAGTCCTGGGCCAAATCTCTGCGAGGAAGTTCCTTCAGACGATCATGGGAAAACGGCTCGG agaggagagctaCGTGAAACGTCAGGCCGATATCTACGAGGGAACGTATAAAGAAGATCTAACATCCATCCGGAGTAAGCACAGATACAGAGGAGTCCACGGGAACGTCATGAG ATTGCTGAGCTGA
- the rpn2 gene encoding dolichyl-diphosphooligosaccharide--protein glycosyltransferase subunit 2 isoform X2 — MDRSRLFGWFLISLALAWSQALTPAHYLSLSDVSRLQNLLSQHFTDLESAYYSVVGLTKLGASVPDPTEVCQYLKSQLDPTSVDSLFFAAETSQAISGCEIPVSNETRDILLAAVSEDSTMAQIHRAVSALSSLGLPLASQEVVGALTARINKEDNVMAITLALQTATRLSQQAEFGGILEEIEDLTARLDDLGGIYLQFEEGLEATAMFVTAAYSLSDHVDMEPPLKEDQVIQLVNSIFSKKSWDSLAEAFSVASAAAALSNNRFHVPVIVSAQGPATVSHSQPTLQLLVTDVMSQPLASANVLVESAYAVASKSVILSQAPFTLNDGVFELNFMSNQPTSGYYQFTVAVTGDSRLVANHVELKVKVSTEVAVSNMDLSVVDKDQSIGTKTSRVDYPSKAKASFTADGHQNFAMSFQLVDVNTGVELTPHQTFVRLHNQKTGQEVVFVAEPDSKNLYKFELDTTERKSEFASISGTYSLHLIVGDATLENPILWNVADVVLKFMDEEAPATIQPKTLYVPKPEIQHLFREPEKKPPTVVSNAFTALILSPFLLLLILWLKLGANISNFSFSPSTILFHVGHAALLGLMYVYWTHLNMFQTLKYLAIIGGVTFLAGNRMLAQKAVKRIEKK; from the exons ATGGACCGGTCTC ggTTGTTCGGATGGTTCCTCATCAGCCTGGCTCTTGCCTGGTCTCAGGCGCTCACCCCGGCGCACTACCTTTCTCTGTCTGATGTGTCCAGACTGCAGAACCTCCTCAGCCAACATTTCACCGACCTGGAGTCCGCATACTACTCTGTTGTTGGTCTGACCAAACTGGGAGCGTCTGTTCCCGATCCTACG gAAGTGTGCCAGTACCTCAAATCTCAGCTTGACCCCACCAGCGTTGACtccctcttctttgctgctgagACCAGCCAAGCAATCTCAGGATGTGAG ATACCTGTGTCCAATGAAACCCGTGACATCCTCCTGGCAGCGGTCAGTGAAGATTCAACCATGGCTCAGATTCATCGGGCTGTGAGTGCTCTCAGCTCTCTGGGGCTCCCACTGGCTTCTCAGGAAGTTGTAGGTGCCTTGACAGCTCGCATCAACAAGGAGGACAATGTCATGGC GATCACTTTAGCTCTGCAAACAGCAACCCGTCTGTCCCAGCAGGCAGAATTTGGAGGAATACTTGAGGAAATTGAG GATCTCACAGCTCGTTTGGATGATCTTGGCGGTATCTACCTCCAGTTTGAGGAGGGACTTGAGGCAACAGCCATGTTTGTGACGGCTGCTTATTCACTGTCAGATCATGTGGATATGGAGCCCCCTCTGAAGGAG GACCAGGTCATCCAGCTGGTCAACTCCATCTTCAGCAAGAAATCCTGGGACTCTCTGGCCGAGGCGTTCAGTGTAGCAAGTGCCGCCGCCGCTCTGTCCAACAATCGCTTCCACGTGCCCGTCATTGTTAGTGCTCAAGGCCCTGCCACAGTGTCCCACAGCCAGCCTACCTTGCAG CTCCTTGTGACTGATGTCATGTCTCAGCCTCTGGCCTCAGCCAATGTGCTGGTAGAATCTGCGTATGCTGTGGCCTCCAAGAGCGTGATTCTCAGCCAAGCACCATTCACACTTAATGA TGGCGTCTTTGAATTAAATTTCATGTCGAACCAGCCCACCAGTGGATATTACCAGTTTACTGTTGCAGTGACCGGAGATAGTCGCCTGGTTGCCAATCATGTAGAG CTCAAAGTGAAGGTGTCCACTGAGGTGGCTGTCAGTAACATGGACCTGTCTGTGGTGGATAAAGACCAGAGCATTGGCACAAAGACTAGCAG GGTGGACTATCCTTCCAAAGCCAAGGCTTCCTTCACAGCTGACGGTCACCAGAACTTTGCGATGTCCTTCCAGCTGGTTGACGTCAACACTGGAGTGGAGCTTACCCCCCACCAG ACATTTGTCCGGCTGCACAATCAGAAGACAGGCCAGGAAGTTGTGTTTGTGGCCGAGCCCGACAGCAAGAACCTGTACAAGTTTGAGTTGGACACAACAGAGCGGAAATCAGAGTTTGCCTCCATCTCTGGTACCTATTCCCTTCACCTTATCGTCGGCGATGCTACTTTGGAGAATCCCATTTTGTGGAatgtg GCTGATGTTGTGCTGAAGTTTATGGATGAGGAGGCTCCAGCTACCATTCAGCCCAAGACTCTTTATGTACCCAAACCAGAAATCCAG CACTTATTCAGGGAACCAGAGAAGAAGCCTCCCACGGTGGTCTCTAATGCCTTCACTGCACTCATCCTGTCTCCCTTCCTGCTTCTGCTCATCCTG tGGCTAAAGCTTGGAGCCAACATTTCCAACTTCAGCTTCTCCCCCAGCACCATTCTGTTCCACGTGGGACACGCAG CCTTGCTGGGCTTGATGTACGTCTACTGGACCCACCTGAACATGTTCCAGACCCTGAAGTACCTGGCGATTATCGGTGGTGTAACTTTCCTCGCCGGGAACCGCATGCTGGCCCAGAAAGCAGTGAAGAG AATTGAGAAAAAATAA
- the rpn2 gene encoding dolichyl-diphosphooligosaccharide--protein glycosyltransferase subunit 2 isoform X1, whose product MDRSRLFGWFLISLALAWSQALTPAHYLSLSDVSRLQNLLSQHFTDLESAYYSVVGLTKLGASVPDPTEVCQYLKSQLDPTSVDSLFFAAETSQAISGCEIPVSNETRDILLAAVSEDSTMAQIHRAVSALSSLGLPLASQEVVGALTARINKEDNVMAITLALQTATRLSQQAEFGGILEEIEDLTARLDDLGGIYLQFEEGLEATAMFVTAAYSLSDHVDMEPPLKEDQVIQLVNSIFSKKSWDSLAEAFSVASAAAALSNNRFHVPVIVSAQGPATVSHSQPTLQLLVTDVMSQPLASANVLVESAYAVASKSVILSQAPFTLNDGVFELNFMSNQPTSGYYQFTVAVTGDSRLVANHVELKVKVSTEVAVSNMDLSVVDKDQSIGTKTSRVDYPSKAKASFTADGHQNFAMSFQLVDVNTGVELTPHQTFVRLHNQKTGQEVVFVAEPDSKNLYKFELDTTERKSEFASISGTYSLHLIVGDATLENPILWNVADVVLKFMDEEAPATIQPKTLYVPKPEIQHLFREPEKKPPTVVSNAFTALILSPFLLLLILWLKLGANISNFSFSPSTILFHVGHAALLGLMYVYWTHLNMFQTLKYLAIIGGVTFLAGNRMLAQKAVKRIAAEQSSRLAKYRSLR is encoded by the exons ATGGACCGGTCTC ggTTGTTCGGATGGTTCCTCATCAGCCTGGCTCTTGCCTGGTCTCAGGCGCTCACCCCGGCGCACTACCTTTCTCTGTCTGATGTGTCCAGACTGCAGAACCTCCTCAGCCAACATTTCACCGACCTGGAGTCCGCATACTACTCTGTTGTTGGTCTGACCAAACTGGGAGCGTCTGTTCCCGATCCTACG gAAGTGTGCCAGTACCTCAAATCTCAGCTTGACCCCACCAGCGTTGACtccctcttctttgctgctgagACCAGCCAAGCAATCTCAGGATGTGAG ATACCTGTGTCCAATGAAACCCGTGACATCCTCCTGGCAGCGGTCAGTGAAGATTCAACCATGGCTCAGATTCATCGGGCTGTGAGTGCTCTCAGCTCTCTGGGGCTCCCACTGGCTTCTCAGGAAGTTGTAGGTGCCTTGACAGCTCGCATCAACAAGGAGGACAATGTCATGGC GATCACTTTAGCTCTGCAAACAGCAACCCGTCTGTCCCAGCAGGCAGAATTTGGAGGAATACTTGAGGAAATTGAG GATCTCACAGCTCGTTTGGATGATCTTGGCGGTATCTACCTCCAGTTTGAGGAGGGACTTGAGGCAACAGCCATGTTTGTGACGGCTGCTTATTCACTGTCAGATCATGTGGATATGGAGCCCCCTCTGAAGGAG GACCAGGTCATCCAGCTGGTCAACTCCATCTTCAGCAAGAAATCCTGGGACTCTCTGGCCGAGGCGTTCAGTGTAGCAAGTGCCGCCGCCGCTCTGTCCAACAATCGCTTCCACGTGCCCGTCATTGTTAGTGCTCAAGGCCCTGCCACAGTGTCCCACAGCCAGCCTACCTTGCAG CTCCTTGTGACTGATGTCATGTCTCAGCCTCTGGCCTCAGCCAATGTGCTGGTAGAATCTGCGTATGCTGTGGCCTCCAAGAGCGTGATTCTCAGCCAAGCACCATTCACACTTAATGA TGGCGTCTTTGAATTAAATTTCATGTCGAACCAGCCCACCAGTGGATATTACCAGTTTACTGTTGCAGTGACCGGAGATAGTCGCCTGGTTGCCAATCATGTAGAG CTCAAAGTGAAGGTGTCCACTGAGGTGGCTGTCAGTAACATGGACCTGTCTGTGGTGGATAAAGACCAGAGCATTGGCACAAAGACTAGCAG GGTGGACTATCCTTCCAAAGCCAAGGCTTCCTTCACAGCTGACGGTCACCAGAACTTTGCGATGTCCTTCCAGCTGGTTGACGTCAACACTGGAGTGGAGCTTACCCCCCACCAG ACATTTGTCCGGCTGCACAATCAGAAGACAGGCCAGGAAGTTGTGTTTGTGGCCGAGCCCGACAGCAAGAACCTGTACAAGTTTGAGTTGGACACAACAGAGCGGAAATCAGAGTTTGCCTCCATCTCTGGTACCTATTCCCTTCACCTTATCGTCGGCGATGCTACTTTGGAGAATCCCATTTTGTGGAatgtg GCTGATGTTGTGCTGAAGTTTATGGATGAGGAGGCTCCAGCTACCATTCAGCCCAAGACTCTTTATGTACCCAAACCAGAAATCCAG CACTTATTCAGGGAACCAGAGAAGAAGCCTCCCACGGTGGTCTCTAATGCCTTCACTGCACTCATCCTGTCTCCCTTCCTGCTTCTGCTCATCCTG tGGCTAAAGCTTGGAGCCAACATTTCCAACTTCAGCTTCTCCCCCAGCACCATTCTGTTCCACGTGGGACACGCAG CCTTGCTGGGCTTGATGTACGTCTACTGGACCCACCTGAACATGTTCCAGACCCTGAAGTACCTGGCGATTATCGGTGGTGTAACTTTCCTCGCCGGGAACCGCATGCTGGCCCAGAAAGCAGTGAAGAG GATTGCGGCAGAGCAAAGTAGTAGGTTGGCAAAGTATAGGAGCCTACGATAA